The Halichondria panicea chromosome 10, odHalPani1.1, whole genome shotgun sequence region cataattatacagactgTTTGTTTAGGGTTAAGATTTAGGCTTTATTTATacttttaataataattatctcagaATGGTAATTTTGGTGGCGGTTTTACTGTAGTTCTTACGGCACTGCCAGTGTTAGTTGTCGGTTGTGGAGCAAATTCTTACACATTAATGGTATCTCTGCATATCTTCCTTTTGACAATTTAACAGTATCCGTTCTGTTTACAAATTTGTCTCACACAAATCACTCTAACACATTCCGTAAAATTAAATGCATACGTACTGTGTTCATGACAATCTCCCATAGAAATTGGCCAACTCTTGCAGTCAGATTGGAGATGACCGACCTATTTCTTATTGTAACTTCTCACCGAACTCAAAACTACTGGCCACAGCTTCATGGTACAGAGATGTATAGTCCTCATGGTACAGAGATGTATATATTCATGGTACAGAGATGTATAGTCCTTCATGGTACAGAGATGTATAGTCCTCATGGTACAGAGATGTATAGTCCTCATGGTACAGAGATGTATAGTCCTTCATGGTACAGATCTAATACCTCCTCTCTTTATCCATGGTGTGAGATCAACCGcttgtatgtacacatgcatactaACGCAGACTCAGTGATTGGTGGCTTTTGCAACCCTCAATCTCACAAATTTGCCTATTTTatagcctaagaggtggttattttGTCTAGGTGGTTGAGTACCAGTGTTGGCACGTCCCTGCAGACTGAATTGTACAGGGGAATGTATAAATGTATTTCTGTACAAGTAActacagtcataattatttctattACTGTCACTATTTTGATGGCTGCAGGAGTGGTCTCTGTAAGCTGTGGTCTGTACCGGACTGTGAGCTGGTCCGTGTGTTGAGGGGGCATCAGGAACGAGCAGGGGCTATTGTATTTCACCCCCAGGCCACCATctccctaccccccacagctctgGCAATGGCCTCCTGTGCAGCAGATGGATCTGTGTGTCTATGGAACTTGGAGAGGTTAGTTTTATCGTAAACACCATCACGAAGCTCAACACACAGTGTTTTAGTAGACTGGAACTTctgttttgaaattggacattCTTATGTAACTCAACTTATGGGCTCTCAAAGATTCACCGTTTATTTTGTATCCCAAAATTCTTTACTCCCCGCCCCCTTCTGCAGTGATACCCCCATGACTGAGCTGGGGGGTCATCATGATCGTGTGTCCAGGCTCTCCTTTCATCCTTCAGGGAGACTACTAGCCACTGCTTGGTGAGCTGGTCCCTGTGTAGCtgtatgtacatatgtatGGGCAAAGATTGACTGTGTCTTGTGTTCTTGCTGTGTTTGTAGTTTTGATAAGTCGTGGAGGCTCTGGGATTTAGAGTCAAAGACAGAGATACTTCATCAGGTGCAGTGAATCcaccgtatacatgtattaattataatgccaTAGCATATACACAtaggcacatgcatgtactttcaCATTGATCATTAATTCATGCCCTAACCAGGAAAGAAGCTCGCTAGTTCCTGTGTAGCTACTCACACTTATATCATGTACGTGCATGGTATTTgagcaatgtgtgtgtgtgttgcccATGGCCTCTTGTGTACCGCCCACTCAATCACCACACACATGTTGACAGGAAGGACACTCCAGGGCAGTGTTTAATGTGTGCTTCCATCCAGATGGTTCTCTGGCAGGATCTTGGTGAGTCGTGACTCTAAGACTATATATAGAATGTACCTCATGATTACCTTCCAGGAATAACCATCTCATTTCCTGATTTGTTCCCTATATGTTGAACTTTGAACTCCCACGGTAGCAGTTACAATAATAAACAGTTAACTATGGCATGTGTTACGTACGTATATGGAAGTTCCCATGGAATAATGACCAAAAACAAATGACCTTTTGTTATTGTAAAGTGGGTATGCTGAACCTACACAAGTACATTAATTGCTCTTTTGCAGTGGAATGGATGCTTTCCCACGACTTTGGGACTTGAGAACTGGCAAGTGTGTCATGTTATTAGAGGGTCACCTGCAGAATGTGTATGCCATGGACTTCTCTCCGTCAGGgtatacagctacatgtaacacacacccacccacacacacacacacacacacacatacacacacatcctacacacacccacatacaaTCCACCAGGGCATAAGCTAACACACACTCATTTCTATAACTTTCATTCTGAATTTGTTTTGTATTGTTAAAGAGATTCAATCTCGATTATGTTATGAAAGCTCTACATAGAAAGCATCGAAtctgtgtgtacatacatgtatgtataggtCTGCCAcgcaagcacacacacacacacacacacacgcgcgcacacacacacacacacacgcacgcacgcacacacacacacacacacacacacatacgcacgcaCAGCTATCACATAGCAACCGGAGGTGGGGACCATATTGTCAACATCTGGGATATTCGCAAAGGAGACAAAATATACACCATACCGTCACACACTAACCTGGTGTCACATGTCAAGTTTCAaggtatgtataataattatggactgcTATAATAATGATGCTATCACCACTGTGCTGTTAGTCAACCTCTCTTGTGTTTAGATAATAAACCAGTTGTTACATCCGTTCTTGAAATGTGAAGTATTTACTATAAGTGAAATGTTATCCATTAGACATGACATACCATATTCGAGGAAATAAACTTTCgtggaatgaccgttagaaaagttttcgcggaatagcagcctttctgcagcatgcatgcgatgTTAAATTAAATTTTTGCGGTAGATGCTTGATCAGTgaaaaccatgaatatttataccctccaaatatacctgctataggGTAGTTCCAATGCTGTCAGTTCATGCACTGCATAGCTGGAGATGAGTGTAGACTGTAATGATGGCCCTCTTCCTGAGATGAGTGTAGACTGTAGTGATGGCCCTCTTCCTGAGATGAGTGTAGACTGTAGTGATGGCCCTCTTCCTGATTACAACACTAATTACCACTTCCTTCCTCAACACTAGTGGGGTTCAATGGTTGCCAGGCAACTCTGCATgtctacgtgtgtgtgtgtgtgtgtgtgtacccacATGATGGTTGTGGTTCAATGGGTTATATTTAGTAACATGATGAAAGGTAATATTTATTGGTTGCCAGGAAATGTTTGTCttctgtgtacatgtgctagtttgtacatgtacatgtatgtaaccaTAAACTCCTGCTAACATGCCCTGTGCTATTTACTGTCCCAGCATTGATTACAGCCACCATTAACTATGTGCATAGCCATACAATATCCACGTTTTGAcattctttataattatagttatgtattATTAATTAGCATTTAACTGTATAGGTACCTATGGCCACTATCTAGTGACCTCCTCGTACGACAACACGGCCAAGGTTTGGGCCCACCCTGGTTGGACACCACTCAAGAGCTTGGCCGGTCACGAGGGAAAGGTCATGTGTGTGGACACTTCACCAGGTGTGTTTCTTAATCTCTGTGAATCATCTAGCTTTGTTTATTTTTATACACAGATCAAGAGTACTTTGCAACAGCTTCTTACGATAGAACATTCAAGTTGTGGGAGAAAGAATAACAACTTATCGTTATCTTTGTATGTGTTTCTGGTATTACCCGTTTTCTTTGTTGACTACGAATCACGGATATTCTCTCATAACTGTTGACAAGAGAATGAGACTATTATTTACACACGATGTTGATACATGAATTGACAGGTTTAAAAAAACAGGTGTTCAGAATTTGTACTTTATATTCTGAAGAGGAAATTAAAAAGTGATTTTGATGAAAATAATGaaattataatataaataaATTAATTCCCTTGTTGGCCGCAAGGAAGATCATGATGATAAGGTTCGACCATGCTGTGATGTTGATTCATAAAACAATGCTGGGGGTATTGTAAATGGTGAGTTGACAAAACTGGAGTTGGTTGATGGTACTGAAACATTGGTTGTACTTGTGGTGACTGGTATTGACTGCATTCGTTGTGAGGGATCTGTTGAATATAATGTTCATTTTCCTGTGCTGTGTAGTTTGTATAGTAGTAAGCTGGGTGGTAGGTCGCTTCTGGTTCCTGACAGGGCATGGGCGAGCGAGCCTGGTGGAGAGATTTAAAGTCTGGAGGATTTGAACTCGATGCTAAATGTAGTGAAGGTCGTTTAAATTGAACGTTGAATTGTTTTTGTAGTTCTGCCTCTTTTCGTTGTTGCTCGGCTGCTTTTAGTTGACCTTCTCCTGTGGGAACAATAAAACAAAATCATGACAAAACGATCATATACAGTCTAGATTCTAACTTAGAtagacattataattattattatggcctTGACGGTAGGCGTAGAATTGTGTTTTGAGAGCTATCATATTATGGGCATTCTTTTATCACGAAAGAAACCTCTCATTACAAAAATTTATGGTATTTGCTTTACTAACTTACTGTATAACAAGAAATTGTGCTTGAATAAAGCCAGAGTGTCTCCTAAAGCAGTGAGTAAGTGCAACTGTGTTTGGTCTTCTAATAGAGCTTTGCAGAGAATGTCATATCCACTGGGTCCCTTGGTGACTAGTATGTCCAACAAAACCTCTGCACCCTCACACGTTGATCTGCTACACGATGACTTGATCGAATCACATTCTCTTGCATTGAGCACAAACTCTTGTCTAAAGACAGTTAGAAACAGCCTTGGGTCCAGGCTTTGGACCAAAGTGGACCGCATCTGTGTTAGTACAAGTCTCTTTACTCTAGTCATGTCCTCCTCACACATAGAAACGTTGGTTAGGTTTGATGGAGTCATCTCTTCTCTTTTGTAGTTAAGTTATTATGACAATTAGTGGTTGACTGTTGCTTTTTAGCTTTATATGATCAAAGTAAACCGTGTGTGCTGAGCCCCTCCCATATGGCATACAGGAAATACTGGTGACGACAGATTTGTCATAGTTTCTAATATTTGTGACGTCGGAGATGAAACATTAAAATTTTAATTCGGTTAATTACAACTGACTGTAACCATGGACAGGCCAAGTGAAGACAAGTTGTCTCGTCGCTTAACTAACCCAGAACTGCGCTGCAAGAATAAGTAAGCCGGAAAAATAAATCATTATGCTCCATTACATTATGATAATTGTGTAGTATGCATCACACCACATGTAGAAGGGTTAATTATGGCTTTATCATTCTGACATGTTCTGATGTGGTTTTCGTAGATGTGGTTTCTATGGGAACCCGATATACATGGGCTACTGCTCGAAGTGCCACAAGGAGCTTGTTCGTGATGGGGTGAAAGGTCGTGGTACTGTGGCTTCACCTCCCGAGAAGCCTCAAGGATCTACAAATGAACGTAAACAAATATTTTGTGGTATGCTTTTCCTCTTTTCCTCTTCATAGGAATTGCTATTTCTTGTCCCCTGGCCCTATTTGTGTTCCATCGTTTCCTCTGTTGACTGCTAGGTTTATAACCAACGaaagtgaacacacacacacacacgcacacacacacacacacactaggcaAGTCTGGCCCGACATTGGGAAACTTTCTTCGATTCGCTACAAAAAAGAAAGTACAAACAACGGCCAAGAAGACAGGGTAAGACtattgtgtacgtgtatatagcCTTGTTAGACTTTAATGGAGTTAGACTCCCATACACgtactgtatacagtataaGTAACAGTAAACCCATTCCTGTTCCACTGTTACAGTAGAATCTCAtgtagataactataattatgttgtcatCACATTAACTATGATTGCCTCTGCTGCAGCCATGGTCGTTTCTTTGGTTCTCCTCTGAGGCCGTCTTCCTCTGGTCAGTGGTCAGGTGTGGCAGAGAGCATCAGAGAACCACCACCTGGCAAAAAAGGTCAATACCTAAGTGCGTGTGCATTGTCTGTGACAACAGTtctatatacaataataatgtatatgcATGAAGACAGtatctacacacaccacacacacacacatccaccataccacacacacacacacacacatccaccataccacacacacacacacacacacacacacacccacccacacacactcacacacacacacacacacacacacccacaccacacacaggtaAGAAGCCAGCCTCATCTTCCCGTGTCCTTGAGCCTTTCAACGAATTTCTAAAGACTCTAAAAAAACCAGCTGCACAAGACATTGTTGACCACCTAAAAAGGTACTTTCtgcgtatataattatgtaaacctctgtataattatagttcctgTAGCTAGACTGGGATTTTAAAATGTCTTCAACTTCAAGCATGATCACTGAATAAAAATGCTTCATTTTCCATGTTCTTGTAATAATGTGGTACTTTTTTGTGTGTTTTACCACTAACATTTTGTTTGCTATTGATTATGTCGACATCATTTTGTTTTCAGTTTTCACAAGCATATATCGGATAGAGCCACGGCTACTGTGGAGGAGAAGAGCGAAGCTGTTCAAGAGTTCTATATGGTAAGCACGTATGGAGTGCTGGGATGTgtccacactggtcggtggtggtggttggtactaaccacctcttaggccgaTGTTAGGCTGTATAAATGTGTGTTTTGAATTGAGTAATTGAGTTGAAAAAAGCCACCCACTCGAGAAATGTCTGGGCATATCCCTGAGAGTGAACCCCTATAAGTATAGTGATGCAAACTACTATGAAATAAGGGACACCTTTTAGAATCAGGCAACTCAACCTaacctatatatagaagcATGTAGCACCGAGggcttataaagagaagagggcatgcaaatCAGGGCTATTCTGGGCAATTTTGGTTGTTCTAATTATACAGCGGATActataacattattttgttctaGATATCTGGACAAATGGAAATGTTCTAGTTTTAGAGTTGTGCAATTAGATAGCTCTGCCCATATACATTAATGGTGGCTTTCCGGCTGTTGATTTACATACCACCGTCACGTACGATAGTGCTGTTTCCACAAATTAACACAATGGTATCTGGTGGATTTGAATCACAATAATATAACAATGTATCAGAAGTATACTGTTCCAATGTGTGAGAATTCACCTCTGCATCATTTTAGTCCATTGTATATTGTACatgaattaattattattatatcttaGTTCCTTAATAGTTTTTTAGTTTCCTTAATGCACTATTTGAACTATTTGAACTAACTAAAGCAGCTATCAATTTACAATACAAGCCATGAACAGCAGTGGCGGATGTAGGGGAGCTTCAGTAGTCAAATTTGTGTTTATCAATAACTTATGCAAACTAACCAGACAAAACCCCTTTCTTCTTTATTTCTCGGATCTGCCACTGAACAGGCTACACATTTTTATCATTTTTGCAGTATTGACCAgtaatattaatttttcacGTACGATAGTGCTTTTTCCACAAATTAACACAATGGTATCTGGTGGATTTGAATCACAATATATAACAATGTATCAGAAGTATACTGTTCCGATGTGTGAGAATTCACCTCTGCATCATTTTAGTCcattgtatatgtacatgaattaattattattatatcttaGTTCCTTAATAGTTTTTTAGTTTCCTTAATGTACTATTTGTACTATTTGCACTATTTGAACTAACTAAAGCAGCTATCAATTTACAATATAAGCCATGAACAGCAGTGGCGGATGTAGGGGAGCTTCAGTAGTCAAATTTGTTTAATGTTTATCAATAACTTATACAAACTAACCAGACAAAACCCctttcttctttatttcctgGATCTGCCACTGAACAAGCTACAAATTTTTATCATTTTTGCAGTATCGACCagtaatattaattttagcaactgcatgtatgaTTATTGTATGTGGCAATGTCTCTACCACGTGTGTATTGGTGTATATAGGACATGGCAGAGAGACTGCAGACACACACTCTGTTCCGTAACATGACAGAGGAGCAACAGGGAGAGATGTTGGATGGGATTGAGAAACACCTCATGACCAACATATACCACGAGTGAGTGTCACATGATCAGGGATGTGCCCTCAAGTGGTGTCACATGACCAGGGACGTGCCCTCAAGGGGTGTCACATGACCAGGGACGTGCCCTCAAGTGGTGTCACATGACCAGGGATGTGCCCTCAGGTGGTGTCACATGACCAGGGATGTGCCCTCAGGTGGTGTCACATGACCAGGGATGTGCCCTCAAGTGGTGTCACATGACCAGGGACGTGCCCTCAAGGGGTGTCACATGACCAGGGACGTGCCCTcaagtggtggctatttttaATCCTCAATCTCACAAATTTACCTTTTTTGTGTACGTGTAGTGAGCTCATAGGAGGTGGTTATGTGGTGGTTAGTGTCAgccaccactgaccagtgtgggcacatccctgcatGACTGTTGTATGACTCTGTCTAGCAGTATAGTTAGTGTCCGCGTGTTCCTCATTTTGTTCCTATTGGCTCTTCGTCTCTAATATCCTATCACATGACTCTGATTAGCGTGTCAAAGATcgtaattgtacatgcattgattagcctcgattccaggccaccCTCGAAACTCGAAACTCTATTCTCCCTCCCTGTGGCCTGGTATTAATAGAGGCTAGCATTGacagtactgtacatttaGTCCTACTTATTGCTTTGTGTATATGTACCCTagctatcacatgaccttgCAGTGTGTACAGCCCAGCGTCTTGTGACGATGAGATGAAGGATCTGTTGTTCCAGAGGCGTATTCGCATGCTCAACTGGCTGGAGACAAAACATCTGGACATACCTCTCAAACTAGACCACCCTGGGGTACAGGAGCTGATCACCAAGGGACAGCAGGGTACGCTCAGTTCAGTGTCCGTAAGCTATAAGCTAGGATTGTTAATTaagatataataataactatatGGGTGGCTTTTTAAGCCCTCGGgatttgggacactataacacatagataccgaatTTATTTGTaagtactgtgtgtacatcatgacataataattattgtaataaaGTCTGGCCTTAATACTCTAGTGCTGAAGTGCTCTTGTATCACCATAACATAAATATCAAAGTAATACCTCAACTCTCAtgcttaccccccccccccccatagagCTGTGGGCCATGGATGATAAGAAGGCTCCCCAGGACAAGCTCAACTGTATCTCCAAGTGTTGTATGACTCTGCTCTCTGCTCTGAGACTGAGTCAGGAGGGACCAGCCAGTGCTGATGAGTTCCTCCCCTCACTCATATTCATGATCATCTACACCAGTCCTCAACACTTCCACTCGAATATAAAGTacgtactgtgtgtgtgtatgtgtgcatttCTCAACCGCCttttgtatatgtatacaatcatgttacagtagctataatacatttcatagaatgttttgcgagcatcaaatatttgcgaattttgcgatggttgatcaattcgcaacaataaaatcctacacgatctttgccagaacgcaatagttagatctcAAAGGGgtaaattttctgctgatttggctcattcgcaaaggttgttcacccgcaaaatattctagtaatacagtatacatgtccATGCTTG contains the following coding sequences:
- the LOC135342669 gene encoding U4/U6 small nuclear ribonucleoprotein Prp4-like isoform X1; the protein is MEEPPAKKVRVHFGSLEEQEKKRLAEEAVTKSEESDATNKIISAAVRAGIEAGNINIDIAEDEAMEVATMPDTRHHELIAEFERRKQVKTIVVPTDDAKVKAILREYREPICLFGEGPANRRLRLRALLSEHGEGGVIREEPPPQPSAPEPGSNKVWYHEGPAELMAARYAVAEYSVARAEQRLKAARAEAIKPGPEKAAKKMELHKGLRKLANSCSQIGDDRPISYCNFSPNSKLLATASWSGLCKLWSVPDCELVRVLRGHQERAGAIVFHPQATISLPPTALAMASCAADGSVCLWNLESDTPMTELGGHHDRVSRLSFHPSGRLLATACFDKSWRLWDLESKTEILHQEGHSRAVFNVCFHPDGSLAGSCGMDAFPRLWDLRTGKCVMLLEGHLQNVYAMDFSPSGYHIATGGGDHIVNIWDIRKGDKIYTIPSHTNLVSHVKFQGTYGHYLVTSSYDNTAKVWAHPGWTPLKSLAGHEGKVMCVDTSPDQEYFATASYDRTFKLWEKE
- the LOC135342669 gene encoding U4/U6 small nuclear ribonucleoprotein Prp4-like isoform X2; the protein is MEEPPAKKVRVHFGSLEEQEKKRLAEEAVTKSEESDATNKIISAAVRAGIEAGNINIDIAEDEAMEVATMPDTRHHELIAEFERRKQVKTIVVPTDDAKVKAILREYREPICLFGEGPANRRLRLRALLSEHGEGGVIREEPPPQPSAPEPGSNKVWYHEGPAELMAARYAVAEYSVARAEQRLKAARAEAIKPGPEKAAKKMELHKGLRKLANSCSQIGDDRPISYCNFSPNSKLLATASWSGLCKLWSVPDCELVRVLRGHQERAGAIVFHPQATISLPPTALAMASCAADGSVCLWNLESDTPMTELGGHHDRVSRLSFHPSGRLLATACFDKSWRLWDLESKTEILHQEGHSRAVFNVCFHPDGSLAGSCGMDAFPRLWDLRTGKCVMLLEGHLQNVYAMDFSPSGYHIATGGGDHIVNIWDIRKGDKIYTIPSHTNLVSHVKFQG
- the LOC135342676 gene encoding rab5 GDP/GTP exchange factor-like codes for the protein MDRPSEDKLSRRLTNPELRCKNKCGFYGNPIYMGYCSKCHKELVRDGVKGRGTVASPPEKPQGSTNERKSGPTLGNFLRFATKKKVQTTAKKTGHGRFFGSPLRPSSSGQWSGVAESIREPPPGKKGKKPASSSRVLEPFNEFLKTLKKPAAQDIVDHLKSFHKHISDRATATVEEKSEAVQEFYMDMAERLQTHTLFRNMTEEQQGEMLDGIEKHLMTNIYHDVYSPASCDDEMKDLLFQRRIRMLNWLETKHLDIPLKLDHPGVQELITKGQQELWAMDDKKAPQDKLNCISKCCMTLLSALRLSQEGPASADEFLPSLIFMIIYTSPQHFHSNINYITRFSNPVRIMSGETGYFFTNLCGAVSFIENVRAENLCTVKDGVTVCMTEEEYNTKMGYVDGKSDVDLLLAEGWEEVEEDNEHKQILESCSEGMDELTGRLTELLKELDQLGSQMMEFRNGLKEQVDSILTAPHSPSPPTENLIDFTIKHT